In Daphnia pulicaria isolate SC F1-1A chromosome 5, SC_F0-13Bv2, whole genome shotgun sequence, a single genomic region encodes these proteins:
- the LOC124341156 gene encoding NADH dehydrogenase [ubiquinone] 1 alpha subcomplex subunit 9, mitochondrial-like, producing MASLKICSQSSKQWASLSSIVFTPTASYSTEVNINSRMSAFRRGTGGRSSFNGVVATVFGANGHLGSVVCNKLGNTGTQLVLPYRGDFYDVAPLKMCGDLGQVYFTPYNLKDENSIRKALKHSNLVINVVGREWETRNFSFEDIYVKGPRTIARIAKECGVERMIHVSALNATEKPEPLMLKEGSKFLSAKWRGELAVREEFPEAVIFRPSDIYGSEDRFVTYYAAFWRRQGAGMPLWKKGEHTIKQPVCVGDVAQGILNAARNIDTNGQIYQAIGPKRYQLGELVDYFFRVMRKDKEWGYYRYDLRYAPLFWLKVNLTTKLPGWPIANLGWEKLEREHVTDCVDNSLPTLEDLGVTLTRIEDRAPWLLKMYRAHNYYDEELGEFEKPAPPPIVA from the exons ATGGCCTCCCTAAAAATATGCTCGCAGAGCTCTAAACAAT ggGCGAGCTTGTCGTCGATTGTGTTTACGCCCACGGCGTCGTACAGCACCGAAGTAAACATCAACTCTCGGATGTCGGCCTTTCGAAGAGGAACTGGAGGAAGATCTAGCTTTAACGGAGTTGTAGCTACTGTTTTTGGAGCTAATGGTCATCTAGGTTCTGTTGTCTGCAATAAGTTGGGTAATACAGGCACCCAGCTAGTGCTACCTTACAGAGGGGACTTCTACGATGTTGCACCACTGAAGATGTGTGGAGACTTGGGCCAGGTCTACTTTACACCTTACAACCTTAAAGATGAGAATAGTATCAGGAAAGCTCTGAAGCATTCCAATCTTGTCATCAATGTGGTTGGCAGGGAATGGGAGACTcggaatttttcatttgaggaCATCTATGTGAAAG GTCCAAGAACTATTGCACGTATTGCTAAGGAATGTGGCGTTGAAAGAATGATCCATGTCTCAGCTTTAAATGCAACTGAGAAACCTGAACCTCTTATGCTTAAAGAAGGTTCAAAGTTTTTGTCTGCTAAATGGAGAG GTGAACTAGCCGTTCGCGAGGAATTTCCCGAAGCAGTTATTTTCCGACCGTCGGATATCTATGGTTCAGAGGATCGATTCGTTACTTATTATGCTGCATTTTGGCGCCGTCAAGGTGCAGGTATGCCGCTGTGGAAAAAGGGAGAACATACCATCAAACAACCCGTATGTGTTGGGGACGTAGCTCAGGGAATTTTGAATGCTGCCAGAAACATTGATACCAATGGGCAAATTTATCAAGCTATTGG GCCTAAGCGATATCAACTTGGAGAGCtagttgattattttttccgtGTTATGCGTAAGGATAAAGAATGGGGCTATTACCGTTACGATTTGCGTTATGCCCCTCTGTTCTGGTTAAAA GTCAATTTAACAACAAAACTTCCAGGATGGCCTATCGCAAACCTTGGATGGGAAAAACTTGAACGA GAACACGTTACCGATTGTGTTGACAATTCCCTGCCGACACTGGAAGACTTGGGGGTTACTTTGACGCGAATTGAGGATAGAGCCCCTTGGTTGTTGAAAATGTATCGTGCCCATAATTATTACG